Sequence from the Bacteroidota bacterium genome:
CTGACTACCTATAAATTATAATGTTTCCCCCGCTTATATTTCCACCTTCTGTGCGACCAAAGCCAAAGTGCAGGTTCTTTTTTAATTATTTCTTCGAGCCAAACAAACAGTTTTTTTGTTATTTCATATTCCGGTTGTTCTTTTGGACTATCGGTTAACAATTCAACTTTGGCTCTGTAAAAACCTCTTTTTACTTTGTAAACTTCGGCTGTTACAATAACTGCATTTTTAGCCTTAGCCATTTGTTCGGTACCGAGGTGTACCGGAGTATTCTGATTAAGGAAGTGTAAATCGTATTTAACCTTTGATTTATGAGGGCTCTGATCGAAAATGAAACCGTAAAACTGGCCGTGATTTGGTTGGGTAATGATCTCTCTTACCGTAAATTTCATCGGTATAAGATGACATCCAAATTTTTCCCTGCTCTCTAATACTTTAGAGTTTAGAAATTTGTTGCGAACAGGTGCGTATATCACATTATACTGATCGAAGCCCGGTATTGTAAACGGAAAGCCGGCAGGGTATTCCCAATTGCCGTAATGCCCGGCAGCCAGCATTACGCTTCTGCCTCTTTTTGCCCATTTAGTTATTTCTTCAGGGTTGTCGATTATGAGTCTTTTTTCGAGTTCTTTTTTCGAGATAGTAAACATTTTGAGTGTTTCTATCATCTGATCAGAAAAGTTTTTATTGAAGTTTTTCCGTATTCTGTTTAATTCTTTTTCTGATTTTTCGGGAAATGAATTTCTGAGATTTTTCATTATCACCCCTTTTCTGTAACCAATAACATAGGTAATCACGAAATATAGAATATCCGAAATTCTATAAAGTATAAAAAAAGGCATCTTTGAAAAAAAGATGATTATTGCATAAAGTATCTTACTCCCCATAATCTATTTTCTTGCGACAAAATTATAATCTTTCTACTACATGTTTATGGTTGTGGCGAAAAAAATTATACTAAACTGAGATCTTCACTATTTATCCACCCTATTTTACCGTCAATGAGTTTAATTCTCATCCAGTCGTCAACCTGATCCAATACCAAAATTTCAGTTCCTTCATGGAGGATGAAACTATCTTCACTACTGTGGTTGGGAGCAACTTTAACATAGCAGTTTTCAGACATGATTACAGCTTCTTTGTTATTGTTTTCCCATGTATTTTGTTGGTGGGCTATTACAACCGAAGATATCATCACTACTAAAGCTGTTAAACTAACTACAAAGCTGAAACGTTTTAGTATTGATGAACTTCCGAAGTAATACAGTAAAAATGAAGAAGCACCCACAAATGCCAATACAACCGAAAATACAGCCCATTGATGTACTGTCATTATATTTGCCAGCCAGTTCCAGAATTTCACAAAAAATGTTTCAGGAACCTTTACGAACTTGTCAACGGTTTTTTGTCTTGCCATTTTTAGATTAAAAACAGCATCATCCATATTTGGATTTATTTTTATGGCCCTTTTGTAAAAAAGAATAGCAGGGGCAATCTCTTCAAGCTTATAATAACTATTGGCCATATTGTAGTATAAATCAGCCGACTGATATCCTGTACTGACAATCTCCTGATACTTTTTTAAGGCGTCTTCATATTTTTCCTGTTTGTACAGTGCATTTGCGTCATTAAATATTTCGTCAGGCGCTTGAGCAAAAGAGCTAAGCATTGTAAATATGGATAACAGAACTATTAATATGTTATTTTTCATCTGTATAATTTTAAGCCGCTAATGCGCGAATTTTTTAAGCCGCCTACCGTTTTTTATATTTTCTCTAAATCTGAAATTAACTCCGAAGCCTTATTATAAACATCATGTTTATCTGCTCCGCTAATACTTGGCGCATATCTGGCCATCTCGCATTCTGAAAGTAAATCCATCAATTCCTCAATTTTACCTTCTGAAGCTCCTTTATCCGTCAGAGTACTTTTAATATTCTCCTTATTCAACTCTGATTGCTCTAAACTAAGGCTATAAGCCAGATATTTGTACATCGACTGTATTACTGCCTCGTAAAATTTAGCATCGTCGTTTGTCTTTAAGGCTTCATTTGCTCCCGATAGCATCTTTTTGGCGATTTTACCCGCTTTTTTTCTACGGCTGCTTACTATATCTGCACTCGATTTTTTTTGTTGCTGATATATAAATACTATCATCGGAATAGCTATAAATGGAATAATAAGCAGAATGTAGAATAAGAAAGATCCAAAGAAACTATTTGTTCTTATCTCGCTAAATACAGCTTTGCTATGAATATATCTTATGTCTTTTCCAAGGAGTTGAACATCCGATTTACTGATAGAGTTACTTGTATCGCCGGCAGTACCAATTGGACTTTTACCTTTTGTTACGTCTATAGTAAAATCTTCACCTTTTAAGCTGATATATTTTTTCTTCGCAGGGTCGAAATATGAGAATTCCCATACAGGTATTTTATACTTGCCTTTATATCTGGGAATAATTATGTACTCTTCACTTATTCTTCCTGTCATTCCATTTGGTCC
This genomic interval carries:
- a CDS encoding tetratricopeptide repeat protein — translated: MKNNILIVLLSIFTMLSSFAQAPDEIFNDANALYKQEKYEDALKKYQEIVSTGYQSADLYYNMANSYYKLEEIAPAILFYKRAIKINPNMDDAVFNLKMARQKTVDKFVKVPETFFVKFWNWLANIMTVHQWAVFSVVLAFVGASSFLLYYFGSSSILKRFSFVVSLTALVVMISSVVIAHQQNTWENNNKEAVIMSENCYVKVAPNHSSEDSFILHEGTEILVLDQVDDWMRIKLIDGKIGWINSEDLSLV
- a CDS encoding lysophospholipid acyltransferase family protein → MGSKILYAIIIFFSKMPFFILYRISDILYFVITYVIGYRKGVIMKNLRNSFPEKSEKELNRIRKNFNKNFSDQMIETLKMFTISKKELEKRLIIDNPEEITKWAKRGRSVMLAAGHYGNWEYPAGFPFTIPGFDQYNVIYAPVRNKFLNSKVLESREKFGCHLIPMKFTVREIITQPNHGQFYGFIFDQSPHKSKVKYDLHFLNQNTPVHLGTEQMAKAKNAVIVTAEVYKVKRGFYRAKVELLTDSPKEQPEYEITKKLFVWLEEIIKKEPALWLWSHRRWKYKRGKHYNL